The proteins below are encoded in one region of Vulpes lagopus strain Blue_001 chromosome 10, ASM1834538v1, whole genome shotgun sequence:
- the C10H16orf74 gene encoding uncharacterized protein C16orf74 homolog isoform X1, which yields MTIHHPITQLLLLARDPGLKMCGSSSGSSHDEAPVLSDKHLDVPNIIITPPTPTGMMLPRDSRQTVWLDETGSCPEDGEIDPEA from the exons ATGACCATCCATCACCCCATTACTCAGCTCCTGCTGTTGGCCAGGGACCCAG GCTTGAAAATGTgtggcagcagcagcggcagcagccaTGACGAGGCCCCCGTCCTGAGCGACAAGCACCTGGATGTGCCCAACATCATCATCACCCCCCCGACCCCCACGGGCATGATGCTGCCACGGGACTCCAGGCAGACAG TCTGGCTGGATGAGACAGGGTCCTGCCCAGAGGATGGAGAAATAGACcctgaggcctga
- the C10H16orf74 gene encoding uncharacterized protein C16orf74 homolog isoform X2, which translates to MGLKLSCLKGLKMCGSSSGSSHDEAPVLSDKHLDVPNIIITPPTPTGMMLPRDSRQTVWLDETGSCPEDGEIDPEA; encoded by the exons ATGGGGCTTAAGCTGTCCTGCCTGAAAG GCTTGAAAATGTgtggcagcagcagcggcagcagccaTGACGAGGCCCCCGTCCTGAGCGACAAGCACCTGGATGTGCCCAACATCATCATCACCCCCCCGACCCCCACGGGCATGATGCTGCCACGGGACTCCAGGCAGACAG TCTGGCTGGATGAGACAGGGTCCTGCCCAGAGGATGGAGAAATAGACcctgaggcctga